A section of the Streptomyces sp. NBC_01591 genome encodes:
- the tuf gene encoding elongation factor Tu, whose protein sequence is MAKAKFERTKPHVNIGTIGHIDHGKTTLTAAITKVLHDAYPDLNEASAFDQIDKAPEERQRGITISIAHVEYQTESRHYAHVDCPGHADYIKNMITGAAQMDGAILVVAATDGPMPQTKEHVLLARQVGVPYIVVALNKADMVDDEEILELVELEVRELLSEYEFPGDDLPVVKVSALKALEGDKEWGQTVLDLMKAVDENIPQPERDVDKPFLMPIEDVFTITGRGTVVTGRIERGILKVNETVDIVGIKQEKTTTTVTGIEMFRKLLDEGQAGENVGLLLRGIKREDVERGQVIIKPGSVTPHTEFEAQAYILSKDEGGRHTPFFNNYRPQFYFRTTDVTGVVTLPEGTEMVMPGDNTVMTVNLIQPVAMEEGLKFAIREGGRTVGAGQVTKIVK, encoded by the coding sequence GTGGCGAAGGCGAAGTTCGAGCGGACTAAGCCGCACGTCAACATCGGCACCATCGGTCACATTGACCACGGTAAGACGACCCTCACGGCCGCCATTACCAAGGTGCTGCACGACGCGTACCCCGACCTGAACGAGGCCTCGGCCTTCGACCAGATCGACAAGGCTCCCGAGGAGCGCCAGCGCGGTATCACGATCTCGATCGCGCACGTCGAGTACCAGACGGAGTCGCGTCACTACGCGCACGTCGACTGCCCGGGTCACGCGGACTACATCAAGAACATGATCACGGGTGCCGCGCAGATGGACGGCGCCATCCTCGTGGTCGCCGCCACCGACGGCCCGATGCCGCAGACCAAGGAGCACGTGCTCCTGGCCCGCCAGGTCGGCGTTCCGTACATCGTCGTCGCCCTGAACAAGGCCGACATGGTGGACGACGAGGAGATCCTGGAGCTCGTCGAGCTCGAGGTCCGTGAGCTCCTCTCCGAGTACGAGTTCCCGGGCGACGACCTGCCGGTCGTCAAGGTCTCGGCGCTCAAGGCGCTCGAGGGCGACAAGGAGTGGGGCCAGACCGTCCTCGACCTGATGAAGGCCGTCGACGAGAACATCCCGCAGCCCGAGCGTGACGTCGACAAGCCGTTCCTGATGCCGATCGAGGACGTCTTCACGATCACCGGTCGTGGCACCGTCGTCACCGGTCGTATCGAGCGTGGCATCCTCAAGGTCAACGAGACCGTCGACATCGTCGGTATCAAGCAGGAGAAGACCACCACCACGGTCACCGGCATCGAGATGTTCCGCAAGCTGCTCGACGAGGGCCAGGCCGGTGAGAACGTCGGTCTGCTCCTCCGTGGCATCAAGCGCGAGGACGTCGAGCGCGGCCAGGTCATCATCAAGCCCGGTTCGGTCACGCCGCACACCGAGTTCGAGGCCCAGGCCTACATCCTGTCGAAGGACGAGGGTGGCCGTCACACCCCGTTCTTCAACAACTACCGCCCGCAGTTCTACTTCCGTACCACGGACGTGACGGGCGTGGTGACCCTTCCCGAGGGCACCGAGATGGTCATGCCGGGTGACAACACCGTCATGACGGTCAACCTCATCCAGCCGGTCGCCATGGAAGAGGGCCTGAAGTTCGCCATCCGTGAGGGTGGCCGGACCGTGGGCGCCGGCCAGGTCACCAAGATCGTCAAGTAA
- the fusA gene encoding elongation factor G, producing MATTSLDLAKVRNIGIMAHIDAGKTTTTERILFYTGVSYKIGEVHDGAATMDWMEQEQERGITITSAATTCHWPLNDVDHTINIIDTPGHVDFTVEVERSLRVLDGAVTVFDGVAGVEPQSETVWRQADRYGVPRICFVNKLDRTGADFFRCVQMITDRLGATPIVMQLPIGAEADFTGVVDLVTMKAFVYPVEATKGEAYDIVDIPAELAEKAEEYRGKLIEAAAENDEALMELYLEGEEPSAEQLYEGIRRITINSGKGGETTVTPVFCGTAFKNKGVQPLLDAVVRYLPSPLDVEAIEGHGVKDPEEVVKRKPSDDEPLAALAFKIMSDPHLGKLTFVRVYSGRLESGTSVLNSVKGKKERIGKIYRMHANKREEIESVGAGDIIAVMGLKQTTTGETLCDDKNPVILESMDFPAPVIQVAIEPKSKGDQEKLGVAIQRLSEEDPSFQVHSDEETGQTIIGGMGELHLEVLVDRMKREFRVEANVGKPQVAYRETIRKAVERIDYTHKKQTGGTGQFAKVQIAIEPIEGGEASYEFVNKVTGGRIPREYIPSVDAGAQEAMQFGILAGYEMVGVRVILLDGGYHEVDSSELAFKIAGSQAFKEGARKASPVLLEPMMAIEVTTPEDYMGDVIGDINSRRGQIQAMEERSGARVVKGLVPLSEMFGYVGDLRSKTSGRASYSMQFDSYAEVPRNVAEEIIAKAKGE from the coding sequence ATGGCCACCACTTCGCTTGACCTGGCCAAGGTCCGCAACATCGGGATCATGGCCCACATCGACGCGGGCAAGACGACCACCACTGAGCGGATCCTGTTCTACACCGGCGTCTCGTACAAGATCGGTGAAGTCCACGACGGCGCTGCCACGATGGACTGGATGGAGCAGGAGCAGGAGCGCGGCATCACGATCACGTCCGCCGCGACGACCTGCCACTGGCCGCTCAATGATGTTGACCACACCATCAACATCATCGACACCCCGGGTCACGTCGACTTCACCGTCGAGGTGGAGCGTTCGCTCCGCGTCCTCGACGGCGCCGTCACCGTGTTCGACGGTGTGGCGGGCGTCGAGCCGCAGTCCGAGACCGTCTGGCGTCAGGCGGACCGCTACGGCGTGCCGCGTATCTGCTTCGTCAACAAGCTCGACCGCACCGGTGCCGACTTCTTCCGCTGCGTTCAGATGATCACGGACCGCCTCGGCGCGACCCCGATCGTCATGCAGCTCCCGATCGGTGCCGAGGCCGACTTCACGGGTGTCGTCGACCTCGTGACGATGAAGGCGTTCGTCTACCCCGTCGAAGCGACCAAGGGCGAGGCGTACGACATCGTCGACATCCCCGCGGAGCTCGCGGAGAAGGCCGAGGAGTACCGCGGCAAGCTCATCGAGGCCGCCGCGGAGAACGACGAGGCGCTCATGGAGCTCTACCTGGAGGGCGAAGAGCCTTCCGCGGAGCAGCTCTACGAGGGCATCCGTCGCATCACCATCAACTCGGGCAAGGGCGGCGAGACGACCGTCACCCCCGTGTTCTGCGGCACCGCGTTCAAGAACAAGGGCGTCCAGCCCCTGCTCGACGCCGTCGTGCGCTACCTCCCCTCCCCCCTGGACGTCGAGGCCATCGAGGGCCACGGCGTCAAGGACCCGGAGGAGGTCGTCAAGCGCAAGCCGTCCGACGACGAGCCGCTCGCGGCCCTCGCGTTCAAGATCATGAGCGACCCGCACCTCGGCAAGCTCACCTTCGTCCGGGTCTACTCGGGCCGCCTGGAGTCCGGCACCTCGGTGCTGAACTCCGTCAAGGGCAAGAAGGAGCGCATCGGCAAGATCTACCGCATGCACGCGAACAAGCGTGAGGAGATCGAGTCGGTGGGCGCCGGCGACATCATCGCCGTCATGGGCCTGAAGCAGACCACCACCGGTGAGACGCTGTGTGACGACAAGAACCCGGTCATCCTGGAGTCCATGGACTTCCCGGCGCCGGTCATTCAGGTCGCCATCGAGCCCAAGTCCAAGGGTGACCAGGAGAAGCTGGGTGTCGCCATCCAGCGCCTCTCCGAGGAGGACCCGTCCTTCCAGGTGCACTCCGACGAGGAGACCGGCCAGACCATCATCGGTGGTATGGGCGAGCTTCACCTCGAGGTGCTCGTCGACCGCATGAAGCGCGAGTTCCGCGTCGAGGCCAACGTCGGCAAGCCCCAGGTCGCGTACCGCGAGACGATCCGCAAGGCCGTCGAGCGCATCGACTACACCCACAAGAAGCAGACCGGTGGTACCGGTCAGTTCGCCAAGGTGCAGATCGCGATCGAGCCCATCGAGGGCGGCGAGGCCTCGTACGAGTTCGTCAACAAGGTCACCGGTGGCCGCATCCCCCGTGAGTACATCCCCTCGGTGGACGCGGGTGCTCAGGAAGCCATGCAGTTCGGCATCCTGGCCGGCTACGAGATGGTCGGCGTCCGCGTCATCCTTCTCGACGGTGGCTACCACGAGGTCGACTCCTCCGAGCTGGCGTTCAAGATCGCCGGTTCGCAGGCGTTCAAGGAGGGTGCCCGCAAGGCGTCCCCCGTGCTCCTCGAGCCGATGATGGCCATCGAGGTGACCACGCCCGAGGACTACATGGGCGATGTCATCGGTGACATCAACTCCCGCCGTGGCCAGATCCAGGCCATGGAGGAGCGCAGCGGCGCTCGCGTCGTGAAGGGCCTCGTGCCCCTCTCGGAGATGTTCGGCTACGTCGGAGACCTCCGCAGCAAGACCTCGGGTCGCGCAAGCTACTCGATGCAGTTCGACTCCTACGCCGAGGTTCCGCGGAACGTCGCCGAGGAGATCATCGCGAAGGCCAAGGGCGAGTAA
- a CDS encoding PIG-L family deacetylase — translation MTAAAGATGLAALTACTAPSPPRRRDPAADPMPGMPISTSHPALMMQILAHPDDDLYFMNPDTQQALDSGTPLVCVYLTGGEATGINRIPGRPLPAPDKAAYSSSRHQGLRQAYATLLGLGRFTPWQKSVIELHGGHRAELNTLGNRGRRVELIFINTAMHTSYGRLGLPSLWQDRRLVLPTVVADGSPLEKAGSYTYDGLIDVLVGLFDRYRPSILHTLDPDPDIQHSSEAVRRRDSEQHGYSDHPDHTAAALFTWASLIRWVAGATRGGGEVPSFATTAFRAYYNRHWPKNLPPAVLAEKASHLVPYGGSADWQCGNPAGCGDYNVGGDRPLTNRKGWVRSTHYRYPGPRPALATEPDGRLVTYGVLGLRAVRRRESAPGSGVWDAPDDLGGGPLAPVLGSATLPDGRHLLFGLRFSAIGGHGADNEREIVALEQRSPGGAFRAWQGLGNPVRGHDGGRRIGVPVAVAAPDGRVHLFVRNAEKGVSTRVRDTAGRWSGWLDMGGGEIQDGLSAVVDAEGRVHVFAAGRFAVHHWTQDAPGDALTARTQITGVPVPGDGPAALPGADGSIGLFYRAAAKAALTTVRTGETADETGIDGYGRPVRDRTGFDGYGPVAAAGPPGAPVLLGRTAEGLVQLRTPGGLFVRRHGPVALDGPALHVGKDGRPTVVALGPDALPWLWRP, via the coding sequence ATGACGGCGGCGGCCGGCGCGACCGGCTTGGCGGCCCTCACCGCCTGCACGGCGCCCTCACCGCCCCGCCGCCGCGATCCCGCCGCGGACCCGATGCCCGGAATGCCGATCAGTACCTCGCACCCGGCCCTGATGATGCAGATCCTCGCCCACCCGGACGACGACCTGTACTTCATGAACCCGGACACCCAGCAGGCCCTCGACTCCGGGACCCCGCTGGTCTGCGTCTATCTGACCGGCGGTGAGGCCACCGGCATAAATCGAATACCCGGCCGACCGCTGCCCGCACCCGACAAGGCCGCGTACTCCTCCTCGCGTCACCAGGGGCTCCGCCAGGCGTACGCGACACTGCTCGGCCTCGGCAGGTTCACCCCGTGGCAGAAGTCCGTCATCGAGCTGCACGGCGGCCACCGCGCCGAGCTCAACACCCTCGGCAACCGCGGCCGCAGGGTCGAGCTGATCTTCATCAACACCGCCATGCACACCTCGTACGGGCGTCTCGGACTGCCCAGCCTCTGGCAGGACCGGCGCCTGGTCCTGCCGACCGTCGTCGCCGACGGCTCCCCGCTGGAGAAGGCGGGTTCGTACACCTACGACGGGCTGATCGATGTCCTGGTCGGGCTCTTCGACCGGTACCGGCCGAGCATCCTGCACACCCTGGACCCGGACCCCGACATCCAGCACAGCAGCGAGGCCGTCCGGCGCCGGGACAGCGAGCAGCACGGCTACTCCGACCACCCCGACCACACCGCCGCCGCGCTGTTCACCTGGGCGTCGCTGATCCGGTGGGTGGCAGGGGCCACCCGGGGCGGCGGTGAGGTGCCGAGCTTCGCCACCACGGCGTTCCGGGCCTACTACAACCGGCACTGGCCGAAGAACCTGCCGCCCGCCGTGCTCGCCGAGAAGGCCTCGCACCTGGTGCCGTACGGCGGCTCGGCCGACTGGCAGTGCGGCAACCCGGCGGGCTGCGGGGACTACAACGTGGGCGGCGACCGGCCGCTGACCAACCGGAAGGGCTGGGTACGGTCCACCCACTACCGCTACCCGGGCCCCCGGCCCGCCCTCGCCACCGAACCGGACGGCCGGCTCGTCACGTACGGGGTGCTGGGCCTGCGGGCGGTGCGCCGGCGCGAGAGCGCACCGGGCAGCGGGGTGTGGGACGCGCCGGACGACCTCGGCGGCGGCCCGCTCGCACCGGTCCTGGGCAGCGCGACGCTGCCGGACGGGCGCCATCTGCTCTTCGGGCTGCGGTTCTCGGCGATCGGCGGGCACGGTGCGGACAACGAGCGCGAGATCGTCGCGCTGGAGCAGCGCTCCCCCGGCGGTGCCTTCCGAGCCTGGCAGGGGCTGGGGAACCCGGTGCGCGGGCACGACGGCGGGCGCCGGATCGGTGTCCCGGTCGCGGTCGCCGCGCCCGACGGGCGGGTGCATCTCTTCGTACGGAACGCGGAGAAGGGTGTCAGTACCCGGGTACGGGACACGGCCGGCCGGTGGAGCGGGTGGCTGGACATGGGCGGCGGCGAGATCCAGGACGGGCTGAGTGCCGTGGTGGACGCCGAGGGCCGGGTCCATGTCTTCGCGGCGGGCCGTTTCGCGGTGCACCACTGGACGCAGGACGCGCCCGGCGACGCGCTGACCGCGCGCACCCAGATCACCGGGGTGCCGGTGCCCGGTGACGGGCCGGCCGCGCTGCCGGGGGCGGACGGGAGCATCGGGCTGTTCTACCGCGCGGCGGCGAAGGCCGCCCTGACGACCGTACGGACCGGGGAGACGGCGGACGAGACCGGGATCGACGGATACGGGCGCCCGGTCCGCGACCGGACGGGCTTCGACGGGTACGGGCCGGTGGCCGCCGCCGGGCCGCCGGGCGCCCCGGTGCTGCTCGGCCGCACCGCCGAGGGCCTCGTCCAGCTCCGTACGCCCGGCGGGCTCTTCGTACGGCGGCACGGACCGGTGGCGCTGGACGGGCCGGCCCTGCACGTCGGGAAGGACGGACGGCCGACGGTGGTGGCCCTGGGGCCGGACGCCCTGCCCTGGCTCTGGCGCCCCTGA
- the rpsG gene encoding 30S ribosomal protein S7 has translation MPRKGPAPKRPVIIDPVYNSPLVTSLINKILLDGKRSTAERIVYGAMEGLREKTGNDPVITLKRALENVKPSLEVKSRRVGGATYQVPIEVKPGRASTLALRWLVGYSRARREKTMTERLMNELLDASNGLGAAVKKREDTHKMAESNKAFAHYRW, from the coding sequence ATGCCTCGTAAGGGCCCCGCCCCGAAGCGCCCGGTCATCATCGACCCGGTCTACAACTCTCCTCTTGTCACCTCGCTGATCAACAAGATCCTGCTGGACGGCAAGCGTTCCACCGCCGAGCGGATCGTGTACGGCGCCATGGAGGGCCTCCGCGAGAAGACCGGCAACGACCCGGTCATCACGCTGAAGCGCGCGCTTGAGAACGTCAAGCCCTCGCTCGAGGTCAAGTCCCGCCGTGTCGGTGGCGCCACCTACCAGGTGCCGATCGAGGTCAAGCCCGGTCGCGCCTCCACCCTCGCGCTGCGCTGGCTCGTGGGTTACTCCCGCGCCCGCCGCGAGAAGACCATGACCGAGCGCCTCATGAACGAGCTGCTCGACGCCTCCAACGGTCTTGGCGCTGCCGTCAAGAAGCGCGAGGACACCCACAAGATGGCCGAGTCCAACAAGGCCTTCGCGCACTACCGCTGGTAG
- the rpsL gene encoding 30S ribosomal protein S12, producing MPTIQQLVRKGRQDKVEKNKTPALEGSPQRRGVCTRVFTTTPKKPNSALRKVARVRLTSGIEVTAYIPGEGHNLQEHSIVLVRGGRVKDLPGVRYKIIRGSLDTQGVKNRKQARSRYGAKKEK from the coding sequence GTGCCTACGATCCAGCAGCTGGTCCGGAAGGGCCGGCAGGACAAGGTCGAGAAGAACAAGACGCCCGCGCTCGAGGGTTCGCCCCAGCGCCGCGGCGTCTGCACGCGTGTGTTCACGACCACCCCGAAGAAGCCGAACTCGGCACTCCGTAAGGTCGCGCGTGTGCGTCTGACCTCCGGTATCGAGGTCACGGCCTACATCCCGGGTGAGGGACACAACCTGCAGGAGCACTCCATCGTGCTCGTGCGTGGTGGCCGTGTGAAGGACCTGCCGGGTGTTCGTTACAAGATCATCCGTGGTTCGCTCGACACCCAGGGTGTCAAGAACCGCAAGCAGGCCCGCAGCCGCTACGGCGCCAAGAAGGAGAAGTAA